GTGGGATCGCTGATGGCTAGCCCGATGCGGCGCTCACCCCAGTCCACCGCGAGGATCCGTCCCAGGATCAAGCTCAGGCGGAGGCGACCTTGCGCGGACGGCGCTTGAAGAGCCGGCACCAGGTACCGGTGGGGCCGAACTCGTACTCCACTCGATCCATGCACGCCTTCATGATGAAGATGCCGCGGCCGCGCGCGTCGAGCAGATGCTCGGGCGAGGTGACGTCGCCGTTCACCTTGCCGATGTCGAATCCCTTGCCGTCGTCGTGCACCCGGATCTCGAGCTCCTCGGGACCGAGGTGGAACTCCACGTCGACCGCCTTCGAGGCGTCTCGGCCGTGACCGTGCTGGATGGCATTGGTGCCGGCTTCGATCACGGACATGCTGACCTGCGCGCATGCGTCTTCGTCGAAGTCGCAGCG
The Candidatus Eisenbacteria bacterium genome window above contains:
- a CDS encoding ATP-binding protein — its product is MSLRIPSRLDLLGVLDRVAQTLCERCDFDEDACAQVSMSVIEAGTNAIQHGHGRDASKAVDVEFHLGPEELEIRVHDDGKGFDIGKVNGDVTSPEHLLDARGRGIFIMKACMDRVEYEFGPTGTWCRLFKRRPRKVASA